TTATTTTGCAACTCTATTCTTGGCTTATCGTAAAAGTTGGTGTGAATACGGTTGATTTCGTAGAATTAGATAGTCCTTTTGAATAGCAAAATTATAGTAATGTTGCAATTATCTTTATCTATGTTGTTTATGTAACAGAAAATCCTTGTAATGACCCTGATTATAAATCAGAGCTATTAATGTAACCAAAATTGTTCCCTAATTATATTACAAAATTCCTACGCACATAATGTATGCCCAAGTAAAacagttaaaaataaaaataaatttacacATCTTTCTCAAATTCAACAAGAAGAATAAAATCATAAGGACACTTTTGAGATCCCCAACAAGGATATCCCTTTGGCCATGCCATGCCTATGTCTGACATTGTCCCCTTCTTCTTCCATTTTCCATCAACAGTGAATACTACTTTTTATAACCCTTTTTGATAACTACCACATGATTGTTGTGAATTCCCATTTCCATGATTAATAAAAACCCTCATTTCTTACTCCTGAAAGACTCTTTTGTCCACTTCCGTAGAACAGTCACTACAAAGAGTTGCAATAAAGAGAGAAATTTAAAAAACAGAGAGAAATTGCTCTGTTTTCAAATAAAAAGATCCAAACTTTTTATTATGTCTCCATAGATTTTTCTCACTTGTGACTGTTTTCAAGTACAGTGAGATGAAGAAATTGATGGTTCTTCTTCTCTTATCCATTGggttgctttctttttctttgttctgTGATGCCAGACCTGTATCTTCCTCTGCTTCTAGACCTGTTTTGGCACCTCAAATTCACCCAGTTGTTGTTTCTTCTCCTGTTTTGCCCCCTCAAAATCAACCAGCGGTTACATCTCCTCCTGTTTTTTCATcaacaatggcagcagcagcagcagtctcTCCAGGTAAAATCACTCAGACCTATTCACTGACTCTATCCTTTTCAACATTTTCCTGATTTCCCAAATTCTACAGGGAGTGGAGTTACAAAAACAGTACATGACCATCCATTGAACAAGAAAATGCTAATAGCACTGATTATTGTGTCCACTGCACTTTGTGCAATTGTCTCATTCTTATTCTGTTTGTGGATTTACCGGCAGAAGAAATCTCATTGCTCTGATCCTAAAAAACCCAGAAGGGGGTCTACAGGTATTCTCATTTTTTCATTCTGACCTTGAAAAGAAGACATTTTTACTAATGATTCTGATTACATTTTTGCATTTTGCTAATTTTTATGTGAAGATGGTGTAAAAGGGTTGTCATTAGGTCCACTTTTGGGTAAGTTTGGTTCAATGAAGATGGGTAACAAAAAGGGATCTGTTACCATGATTGAGTATCAGTTATTAGAAGCAGCAACTGACAAGTTTAATGAGAGTAATATTTTGGGTGAGGGTGGATTTGGATGTGTTTATAGAGCTCATTTTGATGATGACAATCTCATTGCTGCTGTTAAGAGATTGAATTGCGAAAGACAGGATGCAGAAACTGAATTTGAGGTATAATTTCATCTTCATTTATAGAGATCATtacaagtttttctttttcctttttttggttATTCTGATGTGAGACTGTATTCGAATTGCAGAATGAAGTGGATTTGTTGAGTAAGATTCGACATTCAAATATAATTTCCCTTCTGGGTTATTGTATTTATGGTGAGACGAGGTTCATAGTTTACGAATTGATGCATAATGGATCTCTAGAAACGCAATTGCACGGTATAACTAGTATCTTTTCTACGTCTTACGTCATGGCATTACAGGACCTTGTAGATACTAAGGTTGGCTGTATTTCGGTTGACATTGCAGGACCTTCTCATGGATCGGCTCTCACGTGGCACCTGCGAATGAAAATTG
This genomic stretch from Papaver somniferum cultivar HN1 chromosome 5, ASM357369v1, whole genome shotgun sequence harbors:
- the LOC113282686 gene encoding probable receptor-like protein kinase At1g80640, with amino-acid sequence MKKLMVLLLLSIGLLSFSLFCDARPVSSSASRPVLAPQIHPVVVSSPVLPPQNQPAVTSPPVFSSTMAAAAAVSPGSGVTKTVHDHPLNKKMLIALIIVSTALCAIVSFLFCLWIYRQKKSHCSDPKKPRRGSTDGVKGLSLGPLLGKFGSMKMGNKKGSVTMIEYQLLEAATDKFNESNILGEGGFGCVYRAHFDDDNLIAAVKRLNCERQDAETEFENEVDLLSKIRHSNIISLLGYCIYGETRFIVYELMHNGSLETQLHGPSHGSALTWHLRMKIALDTARGLEYLHENCNPPVIHRDLKSSNILLDSNFNAKLSDFGLAVASGLQKSNIKLSGTLGYVAPEYILDGKLTEKSDVYAFGVVLLELLMGRRPVEKMTPAQCQSIVTWAMPQLTDRTKLPNIVDPVIRDTMDLKHLYQVAAVAVLCVQPEPSYRPLITDVLHSLVPLVPAELGGTLRVSDPASTRNIKSSA